One region of Ignavibacteria bacterium genomic DNA includes:
- a CDS encoding GNAT family N-acetyltransferase produces MIELRQFTREDFHQLIDWITSPILLYQWAGTIFTFPLTTSQLENYIREAEKPGPPRLIFTVGDALTKKSLGHIELNSIDRKNGSACICRVLVGPENFRGKGIGQEMMRKILEVGFEDLNLHRIELNVFDFNTSAIACYEKAGFVREGFHRDVRRVGDEYWSLYRMSILKDEWERSNN; encoded by the coding sequence ATGATTGAGCTTAGACAATTTACAAGGGAGGATTTCCACCAGCTTATAGACTGGATTACTTCCCCTATACTTTTATACCAGTGGGCCGGCACCATCTTTACCTTCCCGCTGACCACTTCCCAGCTTGAAAATTATATCCGCGAGGCTGAAAAGCCCGGCCCCCCAAGGCTTATTTTTACCGTCGGGGATGCTTTGACAAAAAAGAGCCTGGGGCACATTGAACTCAACAGCATAGACAGGAAAAACGGATCGGCCTGCATCTGCCGCGTGCTTGTGGGCCCAGAAAACTTCAGGGGAAAAGGGATCGGGCAGGAAATGATGAGAAAAATACTGGAAGTGGGCTTTGAGGACCTGAACCTGCATAGAATTGAACTCAACGTGTTCGACTTTAACACCTCAGCCATTGCCTGCTATGAAAAAGCTGGCTTCGTCCGTGAGGGATTCCATAGGGACGTGCGCAGAGTCGGCGACGAGTACTGGAGCCTCTACAGAATGAGCATACTTAAAGACGAATGGGAAAGAAGTAATAATTAA
- a CDS encoding T9SS type A sorting domain-containing protein, with the protein MSERNTGGSYPIDGTHLLEEQERMVSEYIKQHPDEMAKMRLSKTGPWNFTVNSHYTWWSQDFAPNGSYYQVPSTCRKVGTNCYIFVEDAIWNSRVNQAAVDSVALYFDKKTPANPNMGIFQSDTTAFGSPYDVDGDPRIIILIEDIKDGYNGSGGYIAGYFTSLNETGMTYSNRAEMYYLDGNPGDLSTEGGIYQAISTTAHEFQHMIFWHLQGTKQPTFINEGCSMLAEINAGFAARGQGGQYGYNNETNYYLMGWRGVDDDNTLIDYSRASRFFLYLRDQFGMGIFKKIVNSKQVGSACFNDAFAQMGSALKLSDVFTNFIMANIVDNRSLNAAYGYVYPNLPKPTGTVFANPNVSSSSSLHYLAGEYLTFNNGRNLNITFNSSNSSLKVMALESGPSGSRIQNVALGTPFSEPQFGAGYTTVTFAVINPIESSDNSASVNYSYTSTGSAASQMELKWDDEEPTGYYVFSPKDTVCVTFDAVLGGHLDSIRVALRKAGSIEGGVWESTGKSRPTPLGKKLASLTASTTLSPSVPYPVPWPNWRGVDLRQKNISTDKPFAVGFVFGDNPGAPGVMITRHSGTDPYHSYTYFTPSENPANWYFLSDGANNDSVAIYMIRAYVSFGATDVQEVAGSVKPSKYSLSQNYPNPFNPVTTIRYQIPQSGFVTLKVYDMLGHEVRSLVEKDQTAGEYTATFDGKNLASGIYLYRLTQGSFTETKKLILMK; encoded by the coding sequence ATGTCAGAAAGGAACACCGGCGGGAGCTATCCGATAGACGGGACACACCTGCTTGAAGAGCAGGAGCGGATGGTAAGTGAATACATTAAGCAGCACCCCGATGAAATGGCAAAGATGAGGCTCAGCAAGACTGGCCCCTGGAACTTCACTGTAAACTCACATTATACCTGGTGGTCGCAGGATTTCGCACCCAACGGCAGCTACTATCAGGTTCCTTCCACATGCCGCAAAGTAGGAACAAACTGCTATATTTTCGTTGAGGATGCAATCTGGAACAGCCGCGTAAATCAGGCGGCGGTTGACTCTGTAGCTCTTTATTTTGACAAGAAGACCCCGGCTAATCCCAATATGGGAATTTTTCAGAGCGATACTACTGCCTTCGGCAGCCCATATGACGTTGATGGTGATCCAAGGATAATTATTCTAATTGAGGACATAAAGGACGGCTACAATGGATCTGGCGGCTATATTGCCGGTTACTTCACAAGTTTAAATGAAACCGGGATGACATATAGTAACCGCGCCGAGATGTACTATCTGGACGGAAACCCTGGCGACCTATCAACCGAAGGGGGGATTTACCAGGCAATTTCCACAACAGCGCACGAGTTCCAGCACATGATATTCTGGCATCTCCAGGGCACGAAGCAGCCCACTTTTATAAACGAAGGCTGCTCAATGCTTGCAGAAATTAACGCAGGCTTTGCCGCAAGAGGACAGGGCGGGCAGTACGGCTATAACAACGAGACTAACTACTACCTTATGGGCTGGCGTGGAGTAGATGATGACAATACGCTGATCGATTATTCGCGCGCATCCAGGTTTTTCCTTTACCTGAGAGATCAGTTCGGGATGGGGATTTTTAAGAAGATCGTTAATTCAAAGCAAGTTGGCTCAGCATGCTTCAACGATGCATTTGCACAGATGGGATCAGCTCTTAAGCTTTCAGACGTCTTTACGAATTTTATTATGGCCAATATTGTTGACAACAGGTCACTGAATGCGGCTTATGGTTACGTCTATCCAAACCTGCCAAAGCCAACAGGAACTGTTTTTGCCAATCCGAATGTCTCCTCCAGCAGCAGCCTGCACTACCTGGCAGGAGAATACCTAACGTTCAATAACGGCAGGAATCTGAATATCACTTTTAATTCCTCAAACAGCAGCCTGAAAGTTATGGCACTCGAATCGGGGCCATCAGGCAGCAGAATTCAGAATGTTGCCTTAGGAACGCCATTCAGTGAGCCCCAGTTTGGAGCCGGGTATACGACTGTTACATTTGCTGTAATAAATCCTATTGAAAGCAGTGACAACTCAGCTTCCGTAAATTATTCTTACACTTCCACCGGATCGGCCGCTTCCCAAATGGAGCTGAAGTGGGATGACGAAGAACCGACCGGATACTATGTATTCAGCCCAAAAGATACAGTCTGTGTCACATTTGACGCAGTACTGGGCGGACACCTGGACTCGATAAGAGTTGCATTAAGAAAAGCCGGTTCCATAGAAGGCGGAGTGTGGGAGTCAACAGGTAAGTCAAGGCCCACGCCGCTTGGAAAAAAGCTGGCCTCACTTACTGCATCTACCACCTTATCACCTTCTGTTCCCTATCCTGTTCCATGGCCTAACTGGAGAGGAGTTGACTTAAGGCAGAAGAATATATCAACCGACAAGCCGTTTGCGGTTGGATTTGTTTTTGGAGATAATCCCGGTGCACCCGGGGTGATGATTACCAGGCACAGTGGGACCGATCCGTACCATAGCTACACATACTTTACTCCTTCTGAAAACCCTGCCAACTGGTATTTCCTGTCGGACGGGGCTAATAATGATTCTGTGGCCATATATATGATACGGGCTTATGTAAGCTTCGGGGCAACAGATGTACAGGAAGTGGCAGGATCTGTAAAACCTTCAAAATATTCTTTGTCGCAGAATTACCCGAATCCCTTTAACCCTGTCACTACTATACGTTATCAGATCCCTCAGTCAGGGTTCGTAACGCTGAAGGTTTATGACATGCTTGGGCATGAGGTAAGAAGCCTTGTTGAAAAGGATCAGACAGCAGGAGAATATACTGCAACATTTGACGGGAAGAACCTTGCCTCAG
- a CDS encoding DUF2723 domain-containing protein, which produces MKNKTLQRTVGLVVFLITAVIYFLTVQPSVSFWDPGEIASASYSLMVPHPPGGPMWLIIGRVFSMIPFAGSIGLRINSFSVLASCFSVLLLYLVAVKIIESYRGREYRNMAEALLTYIPAAIGALAYAFCDTFWFNALEANYFAVSTLLYSLVVWLMMLWHERYNSPDNEKYIILMAYIIGISAGVHLMSMLAILTFVGVVVMKKYVTDEVMYKKSAYILLIHLAIMTVVALGLWGSETGTTAPSPEAYQEFDSKFRWIMIGISVIFMFIFRDRIFNRSSFYMPLMIGAVVLAAAYPGIVKGFPALLLWIFGPDPIVNMIVYIIILAGLAYLSYWTIKNKKPLLNLSSLCLLFALIGFSTYSMIIIRATQEPPMNENDPETFRELDSYLGREQYGDFPAFKRRFSSEPHQQAIYTEYSSDLDFLWKYQINHMYNRYLLWNFVGRQSYIQDAGVSVKDYFAIPFIFGLLGLYFYFRKDWKMASAFLILFIFMGYLIAFYQNQQEPQPRERDYFYPGALFVFCLWIAVGVKEVMEVIREKLRGRTYEKAALFGFLTLAFLFIPLRMLQVNYFTHDRSRDWVPWDMSYNLLQSCQTNSILFTNGDNDTFPLWFLQYVEGIRRDVRIVNLSLANTDWYIRQLKHTKPYGTPEVKFSLSDEQIEGIEPMQWQPQNVSIPVSPQVIKDYGVKDTSVLRTGRITFRMNNTLQYGSVKVIRVQDIVVKDIVTSNAWQRPIYFAATTPRDAKIGLDDYLQTEGLASRLMPDRGLRGMEAVNEPVMRQQLLQQNPSFSKDYKPGFKFRGINTKGIFYDETHMRMIQSCRIPFLQLAYYYTNIAHNSPMCIKALDEMERTIPQDLIEIDYRSLYDIANLYRAAGAQDRFRQTAAKVEAEALREVDLQSSNPQAAIEAYRILEDLYVSLKNYDKAVNLLQRLQNYYPGDTSIKDEIDRINRLKQTP; this is translated from the coding sequence ATGAAAAACAAAACACTTCAGAGAACAGTAGGGCTGGTGGTTTTCTTAATTACAGCAGTAATTTACTTTCTGACCGTACAGCCTTCAGTATCGTTCTGGGATCCGGGAGAAATAGCCTCTGCGTCGTACTCACTAATGGTTCCGCATCCCCCGGGCGGGCCGATGTGGCTCATAATCGGAAGAGTATTTTCTATGATCCCCTTTGCCGGGAGCATAGGTTTAAGGATCAATTCATTTTCAGTTCTTGCCAGCTGTTTTTCCGTGTTGCTGCTTTACCTGGTTGCAGTAAAGATAATTGAAAGCTACAGGGGGCGGGAATACAGGAATATGGCAGAGGCGCTTTTAACCTACATACCCGCTGCCATTGGGGCTCTTGCCTATGCATTCTGCGACACCTTCTGGTTCAACGCGCTCGAGGCAAATTACTTTGCCGTAAGCACACTTCTTTACTCTCTTGTTGTATGGCTTATGATGCTCTGGCATGAAAGATACAATTCGCCGGACAATGAGAAGTACATCATACTGATGGCCTACATAATAGGAATTTCAGCAGGCGTGCACCTGATGAGCATGCTGGCAATTTTAACTTTTGTAGGCGTTGTGGTAATGAAAAAGTACGTTACAGATGAAGTGATGTATAAAAAAAGCGCCTACATTCTTCTGATACATCTGGCCATAATGACGGTTGTGGCCCTCGGGCTCTGGGGATCTGAAACCGGGACAACTGCACCTTCGCCCGAAGCCTACCAGGAATTCGACTCAAAGTTCAGATGGATCATGATCGGCATATCGGTTATCTTCATGTTCATATTCCGCGACAGGATATTTAACAGGAGCTCATTTTATATGCCTCTAATGATTGGAGCCGTAGTGCTGGCAGCCGCATACCCGGGCATTGTAAAAGGTTTTCCGGCATTGCTGCTTTGGATTTTCGGGCCCGATCCGATTGTTAACATGATTGTGTATATAATTATTCTGGCCGGACTGGCTTACCTCTCGTACTGGACAATTAAGAACAAAAAGCCTCTGTTAAACCTGTCCTCTTTGTGCCTGTTGTTTGCCCTTATAGGTTTTTCCACCTATTCCATGATAATAATAAGGGCAACACAGGAGCCTCCGATGAATGAAAATGACCCTGAGACTTTCAGGGAGCTGGATTCTTATCTGGGGCGCGAGCAGTATGGCGACTTCCCTGCCTTTAAGAGGAGGTTTTCTTCGGAGCCTCACCAGCAGGCAATTTATACCGAATACTCGAGTGACCTGGATTTTCTCTGGAAGTACCAGATTAATCATATGTATAACAGGTACCTCTTATGGAACTTTGTCGGGCGCCAGTCATACATTCAGGATGCCGGCGTAAGCGTTAAAGACTACTTTGCCATTCCATTTATCTTTGGCCTTTTAGGCCTGTACTTTTATTTCAGGAAGGACTGGAAAATGGCCTCGGCATTTCTGATACTGTTTATTTTCATGGGCTACCTTATCGCATTCTACCAGAACCAGCAGGAGCCGCAGCCGAGAGAAAGAGATTACTTTTATCCGGGAGCCCTTTTTGTCTTCTGCCTTTGGATTGCTGTAGGCGTAAAAGAAGTGATGGAAGTAATAAGGGAGAAGCTGCGCGGCAGGACGTATGAAAAGGCAGCCTTGTTCGGTTTTCTAACGCTGGCATTTTTGTTTATACCTTTGCGTATGCTGCAGGTAAATTATTTTACACACGACCGCTCGCGCGACTGGGTGCCGTGGGACATGTCGTACAACCTTCTTCAGAGCTGTCAGACTAATTCAATTTTGTTTACAAACGGCGATAACGATACATTCCCCCTCTGGTTTTTGCAGTATGTTGAAGGAATAAGGCGCGACGTCAGGATTGTAAACCTTAGCCTTGCAAATACGGACTGGTACATCAGGCAGCTGAAGCACACGAAGCCTTATGGAACTCCGGAGGTCAAATTCAGCCTTAGCGACGAGCAGATTGAAGGCATTGAACCTATGCAGTGGCAGCCGCAGAACGTTTCAATACCTGTAAGCCCCCAGGTAATTAAGGACTACGGTGTTAAAGACACATCAGTGTTAAGAACAGGCAGAATCACCTTCAGGATGAACAATACACTTCAGTACGGCAGCGTAAAGGTAATTAGAGTGCAGGATATTGTAGTAAAAGACATCGTTACTTCAAACGCCTGGCAGCGCCCGATATATTTTGCAGCCACAACGCCCAGAGACGCGAAGATAGGGCTGGACGACTACCTGCAGACCGAAGGGCTGGCCTCAAGGCTCATGCCCGACAGGGGCTTAAGGGGAATGGAAGCCGTAAATGAGCCGGTAATGCGACAGCAGCTTCTGCAGCAGAATCCCTCTTTCTCAAAAGATTACAAGCCGGGCTTTAAGTTCCGCGGGATAAATACAAAAGGGATATTCTACGATGAGACCCACATGAGGATGATACAAAGCTGCAGGATACCTTTTCTTCAGCTGGCATACTATTACACAAACATTGCCCATAACAGCCCTATGTGTATTAAGGCGCTGGACGAGATGGAAAGGACAATACCGCAGGATTTAATTGAGATAGATTACAGAAGCCTCTACGATATAGCAAATCTTTACAGGGCTGCCGGGGCACAGGACAGGTTCCGCCAGACGGCAGCTAAAGTAGAAGCTGAAGCCCTCAGGGAAGTTGACCTCCAGTCATCCAATCCTCAGGCGGCAATAGAGGCTTACAGGATCCTGGAGGACTTATACGTAAGCCTTAAAAATTACGATAAGGCTGTAAATCTCCTCCAGAGGCTGCAGAATTATTATCCCGGGGATACATCAATTAAAGATGAGATAGACAGGATAAACAGATTAAAACAGACACCTTAA
- a CDS encoding PAS domain-containing protein, with the protein MKTENTDMLPESQKEELERLRKRVKDLENIEAENKVILQELAFEKDLLFSLMNNIPDTIYFKDKDSRFVRVNRAQAQVLGLNDPEEAIGKSDFDFFTKKHASEAFKDEKNIIDTGKALISKVEKIRRADGQYRYVSATKVPITDYRGNYIGIVGISRDVTEVRKAEDKIKKYSEELAKSNSSKDKFFSIIAHDLKSPFTSLLGISDFLASHINELAIEEVKVLSESISKSANGVFRLLENLLQWARLQTGRLKFSPEILKLNDIFYSVIELYQDQIQKKEIILENRIPAQIMVFADKNMTAAVVRNLVSNALKFTKPGGRIALFSSVQNDMVNVSVCDEGVGIPEAVKEKLFRIDECVSTEGTAKEKGTGLGLVLSKEFVEKNGGTIRVESVPGQGSEFTFSLRLAQE; encoded by the coding sequence ATGAAAACAGAAAATACAGACATGCTGCCGGAATCCCAGAAAGAGGAACTGGAGCGTCTGCGTAAAAGGGTAAAGGATCTGGAAAATATTGAGGCGGAAAACAAGGTTATTCTCCAGGAACTGGCTTTTGAAAAGGACCTGCTCTTTTCTCTCATGAATAATATTCCTGATACTATCTACTTCAAGGATAAAGATTCCAGATTCGTAAGGGTAAACAGGGCCCAGGCACAAGTCCTCGGCTTAAATGATCCTGAAGAGGCTATCGGCAAGAGTGACTTTGACTTCTTTACAAAAAAACACGCCTCTGAGGCTTTCAAGGATGAGAAGAATATTATAGATACCGGCAAGGCCCTGATCTCAAAGGTCGAAAAGATCAGAAGGGCTGACGGCCAGTACCGCTATGTCTCGGCTACAAAGGTTCCGATTACTGACTACAGGGGCAACTATATAGGTATTGTCGGCATCTCAAGAGATGTTACAGAGGTCAGAAAGGCCGAGGATAAAATTAAGAAATATTCCGAGGAACTGGCTAAAAGCAATTCAAGCAAGGATAAATTCTTCTCAATTATTGCTCACGACCTCAAGAGCCCCTTTACTTCTTTATTGGGCATTTCGGACTTTTTGGCCTCGCACATAAATGAGCTGGCTATAGAGGAAGTTAAGGTCCTATCAGAAAGCATAAGCAAGTCTGCAAACGGGGTTTTCAGGCTGCTTGAAAACCTGCTCCAGTGGGCCAGGCTCCAGACCGGTAGACTTAAGTTCTCTCCGGAAATTCTTAAGCTTAACGATATCTTCTACTCGGTAATTGAGCTTTACCAGGACCAGATTCAGAAAAAAGAAATTATCCTGGAAAACCGCATCCCAGCGCAGATTATGGTCTTTGCAGATAAAAATATGACCGCTGCCGTAGTCAGGAACCTTGTTTCAAATGCCCTTAAGTTTACAAAGCCCGGCGGAAGAATTGCCCTGTTCAGTTCTGTGCAGAACGACATGGTAAACGTTTCCGTCTGCGACGAGGGCGTCGGTATACCTGAGGCAGTAAAAGAAAAACTTTTCCGGATTGATGAATGCGTCTCAACAGAAGGCACTGCAAAAGAAAAGGGCACTGGACTGGGACTGGTGCTCTCAAAGGAATTCGTGGAAAAAAACGGCGGAACCATCCGCGTCGAGAGCGTTCCGGGGCAGGGAAGTGAGTTTACTTTTTCTCTCAGGCTGGCCCAGGAATAG
- a CDS encoding glutathione-dependent formaldehyde dehydrogenase, whose amino-acid sequence MKAVVFHGSGDIRVEVVKDPEIKNSGDAIIKVTSTAICGSDLHLYDGYIPTTEKGDIFGHEFMGEVVEKGNDVKKLNVGDRVVVPFPISCGECYYCRQQQYSLCDNSNPNRKMAEKVYGYSPAGIYGYSHLFGGIPGGQAEYVRVPYADVGPIKVNNGFTDEQVLFLSDIFPTGYMAAENCALKGGETVAVWGCGPVGQMTIQSLFLLGAGRVIAIDRVPYRLQMAERLSKAEVINYDEDKNVIERLKDMTGGRGPDCCIDAVGMESHGSGLMGFYDRAKQAVRLESDRPTALREAIQACRKGGVVSIPGVFGGVADKIPLGAAFNKGLTLKMGQTHVQKYMAPLLKMIEDGKIDPSQIITHRIKIEDAPRGYAIFRNKEDNCVKVVMKP is encoded by the coding sequence ATGAAGGCGGTTGTTTTCCACGGTTCCGGAGACATCAGGGTTGAGGTGGTAAAGGACCCTGAGATAAAGAATTCAGGAGATGCTATTATAAAAGTTACCTCGACGGCAATCTGCGGCTCCGATCTGCATCTTTACGATGGGTACATTCCAACTACTGAAAAGGGGGACATATTCGGGCATGAGTTCATGGGGGAGGTTGTAGAAAAGGGCAATGACGTAAAAAAGCTGAATGTAGGCGACAGGGTTGTAGTCCCCTTCCCTATTTCATGCGGAGAGTGCTACTACTGCAGGCAGCAGCAATACTCATTGTGTGATAACAGCAACCCTAACAGGAAAATGGCTGAAAAGGTCTACGGGTACTCCCCGGCCGGTATCTATGGGTATTCGCACCTTTTCGGGGGAATTCCGGGCGGGCAGGCCGAATATGTAAGGGTTCCGTATGCTGATGTAGGCCCGATCAAGGTCAATAACGGATTTACCGACGAGCAGGTACTTTTTTTGTCAGACATATTCCCCACGGGCTACATGGCAGCTGAAAACTGCGCATTAAAAGGGGGTGAGACCGTTGCTGTATGGGGATGCGGCCCCGTAGGGCAGATGACAATACAGAGCCTGTTCCTGCTTGGTGCTGGCAGGGTTATAGCAATAGACCGGGTGCCATACAGGCTGCAGATGGCAGAACGCCTGAGCAAGGCCGAGGTAATTAACTATGATGAGGATAAGAACGTAATTGAAAGGCTGAAAGATATGACGGGCGGACGCGGGCCTGACTGCTGCATCGATGCCGTGGGAATGGAATCGCATGGATCGGGACTCATGGGTTTTTACGACCGTGCAAAGCAGGCAGTGCGTCTTGAGAGTGACCGTCCAACCGCCTTAAGGGAAGCAATACAGGCATGCCGTAAAGGAGGAGTGGTTTCAATTCCGGGTGTATTCGGCGGTGTAGCAGACAAGATACCCTTAGGGGCTGCATTCAACAAGGGCCTGACGCTTAAGATGGGGCAGACACACGTACAGAAGTACATGGCTCCCCTGTTAAAAATGATAGAAGACGGAAAGATTGATCCCTCACAGATTATTACACACCGCATTAAAATTGAAGATGCGCCCCGCGGCTATGCAATTTTCAGAAATAAAGAGGACAACTGCGTAAAAGTCGTGATGAAGCCTTAA
- a CDS encoding DUF2752 domain-containing protein, translating into MKEFRQGFFIVWAALSIAALFILTVPFVLPESTIYKITPVCESKRLGLGQCPLCGMTTAFIEISKGDFTNAFNSNRASLALYSLLVLNQLVFLGRFAFKKLYFRKLFIRL; encoded by the coding sequence ATGAAGGAATTCAGGCAGGGCTTTTTTATCGTATGGGCAGCTCTTAGCATTGCCGCGCTTTTTATACTGACTGTCCCCTTTGTTCTGCCTGAAAGCACTATATATAAAATTACTCCTGTATGTGAAAGTAAAAGGCTTGGCCTCGGGCAGTGCCCCTTGTGCGGCATGACTACGGCTTTTATAGAAATATCAAAGGGCGACTTTACAAACGCCTTTAATTCTAACCGCGCCTCTTTGGCGCTTTACTCTCTCCTGGTCTTAAACCAGCTAGTTTTTCTGGGGAGATTTGCTTTCAAAAAATTATATTTCAGAAAATTATTTATCAGACTCTGA
- a CDS encoding zinc ribbon domain-containing protein produces the protein MPTYDYKCTECGYSFEYFQKMTDSLLEECPQCHGKLKRLIGPGAGPIFKGTGFYQTDYKNKGNGSGSSKSKSVSIPKNISTSSDTK, from the coding sequence ATGCCGACATACGATTATAAATGCACAGAATGTGGATATTCATTTGAGTATTTTCAGAAAATGACAGATAGTCTGCTTGAGGAATGCCCTCAATGCCACGGCAAGCTCAAGAGGCTTATCGGCCCGGGTGCAGGTCCCATCTTCAAAGGAACGGGATTCTACCAGACTGACTATAAGAACAAGGGCAATGGCTCAGGTTCATCAAAGAGCAAATCGGTTTCAATTCCGAAGAACATTTCCACATCCTCAGACACAAAGTAA